A genomic region of Longimicrobiales bacterium contains the following coding sequences:
- a CDS encoding TetR/AcrR family transcriptional regulator — MNGQRERILACACELYLKVGLDGFSMRKLARDLGVTAPSIYRHFEGREEVLGEVLREAHRTFSGYLYAALNEPTPLDRFIGAGEGYLNFVVEHPRWYSIMHTGIDHLGMDALPADIEGMQAGIHQFWMDRVRECIQAGILKDGDPELISVTMSAHAHGMVQLYHEGCFPGTEAEFRLLFKQSGTRMMVGVATDDFAVQLTQIVFDEATQLQD; from the coding sequence ATGAATGGTCAACGTGAACGGATTCTCGCCTGCGCTTGCGAATTGTATCTCAAGGTCGGGCTGGACGGGTTTTCCATGCGAAAGCTGGCAAGGGACCTTGGCGTTACGGCACCGTCGATCTATCGACACTTTGAAGGCCGTGAGGAGGTCTTGGGCGAAGTGCTCAGGGAAGCTCACAGGACGTTCTCCGGGTACCTCTACGCTGCGCTGAACGAGCCTACGCCGCTCGACCGTTTCATCGGTGCGGGAGAGGGATATCTGAACTTCGTGGTCGAGCATCCGCGCTGGTACAGCATCATGCACACCGGGATCGACCATTTGGGTATGGACGCTCTGCCCGCCGACATCGAAGGGATGCAGGCCGGGATCCACCAGTTCTGGATGGACCGAGTCCGGGAGTGCATCCAGGCGGGCATCCTCAAGGACGGGGACCCCGAACTCATATCCGTCACGATGTCGGCCCACGCGCACGGCATGGTGCAGCTCTATCACGAAGGGTGCTTCCCGGGGACAGAGGCCGAGTTTCGGCTGCTGTTCAAGCAATCCGGCACCCGGATGATGGTAGGGGTGGCGACGGACGACTTTGCAGTTCAGCTAACCCAAATCGTCTTTGACGAAGCAACCCAACTCCAAGATTGA
- a CDS encoding DNA-3-methyladenine glycosylase I: MSEFPKNSYCYIAQGHDFHGPYHDREYGFPIYDDDALFGRMLLEINQAGLSWITILRKKEGFRAAYSGFSVDAVAEYGEVDRARLLADTGIIRNRLKVDAAISNAQRILELRASHGSFAEWLDVHHPLEKADWVGLFKKTFRFTGGEITGEFLMSLGYLPGAHVEGCPVFDEVAALKPRWMD; the protein is encoded by the coding sequence GTGAGTGAGTTTCCCAAGAACAGTTACTGCTACATCGCCCAGGGGCATGATTTTCATGGCCCCTATCACGATCGCGAGTACGGTTTCCCCATCTACGATGACGATGCCCTCTTCGGTCGGATGCTCCTGGAGATCAATCAGGCGGGGTTAAGCTGGATCACGATCCTGAGAAAAAAGGAAGGATTTCGAGCCGCCTACAGCGGCTTCTCCGTCGACGCCGTGGCCGAATACGGCGAGGTCGACCGGGCGCGCCTCCTCGCCGACACTGGAATTATCAGGAACAGACTGAAGGTCGATGCGGCGATCTCGAACGCTCAGCGCATTCTGGAACTGCGCGCGTCGCATGGTTCGTTCGCTGAGTGGCTGGACGTACATCACCCGCTCGAAAAGGCAGACTGGGTAGGCCTCTTCAAGAAGACGTTCCGCTTTACGGGTGGCGAGATCACGGGTGAATTCTTGATGAGTCTCGGATACCTCCCGGGGGCTCACGTCGAGGGGTGCCCCGTCTTCGACGAGGTCGCAGCCCTCAAGCCACGATGGATGGACTGA
- a CDS encoding hydrolase: MEPFLAPWWARGPHAQTLLARWLRSEDGPDFERERLETSDDDFIDLDWTFDPREGAPIVLLLHGLEGSSDRRYMRNVARELLQRGVRAVAMNFRGCSGEPNRQLRFYHSGETSDPGLVLKTIRERFPDRRLGAMGFSLGGNMILKAMGERDDGGTGMLDACVAMSVPYDLSAGCSLLERSVMGRVYSDYFMRSLRQKVSTKRDRLAEVLDMDQVDGARTIRAFDEAVTAPLNGFDDADDYYRRCSSAAFLPEVRVPTLLLHARNDPFLPADSIPEARAAANPDIRMVTTDYGGHVGFIQGSLRKPDFWGDRAGAAFLADALV; the protein is encoded by the coding sequence ATGGAGCCCTTCCTGGCACCATGGTGGGCTCGTGGGCCGCACGCTCAGACACTGCTCGCCCGGTGGTTGCGATCCGAAGACGGCCCGGACTTCGAACGGGAGCGACTCGAAACATCCGACGACGATTTCATCGATCTCGACTGGACGTTTGACCCCCGAGAGGGAGCGCCGATCGTCCTACTGCTGCACGGGCTCGAGGGGTCCTCCGACCGCCGATATATGCGCAACGTGGCGCGCGAACTTCTCCAGCGTGGTGTCAGGGCTGTCGCCATGAACTTCAGAGGATGTAGTGGAGAGCCTAATCGGCAACTGCGCTTCTATCACTCGGGAGAGACCTCTGACCCCGGGCTCGTACTGAAAACGATTCGCGAGCGTTTCCCTGACCGCAGACTCGGCGCGATGGGCTTCTCTCTCGGTGGCAACATGATCCTGAAAGCGATGGGCGAGCGAGACGACGGTGGGACCGGGATGCTGGATGCATGCGTTGCCATGTCGGTGCCATACGATCTGTCTGCGGGATGCTCCCTGCTTGAGCGATCTGTCATGGGACGCGTCTACAGCGACTATTTTATGCGGTCATTACGGCAGAAGGTGTCCACCAAGCGCGACCGCCTCGCCGAGGTACTCGACATGGATCAGGTCGACGGTGCTCGTACCATTCGGGCGTTCGACGAGGCCGTTACGGCACCCCTGAACGGCTTCGACGACGCGGACGATTACTATCGGCGCTGTTCGAGCGCCGCTTTCCTGCCCGAGGTTCGGGTACCGACCCTGCTCCTTCACGCGCGCAATGACCCGTTCCTTCCCGCGGACTCGATCCCGGAAGCGAGAGCAGCAGCGAATCCCGACATTCGTATGGTGACGACCGACTACGGCGGGCACGTCGGATTCATCCAGGGATCTCTCCGGAAGCCAGACTTCTGGGGCGACAGAGCCGGCGCGGCATTCCTCGCGGATGCGTTGGTTTGA